The Gossypium arboreum mitochondrion, complete genome sequence CCCCATCAAGAAATAGAACTGTCTTTTCTGTATACTTTCCCCGGTTCCGTTGCTAGCGCGGGCTTTACGCAATTGGCCGGATCATATAGATATCCCTTCAACACAACATAGGTCGTCGAAAGGGGCTCGGAGGTCTCACCAAAGCACGAAAGCCAGGATCTTTCAGAAAATGGATTCCTATTCGAAGAGTGCATAACCGCATGGATAAGCTCACACTAACCCGTCCATTTTGGTCCAATTCGGGGTTTTCCTTGGGGGTATCGGTAAGGAAAGGAAGGCCATATAGGGAAGAAAGTTGCTTTTATAGAAGTTCGAAGCATGGCATGATAAAGCCTAAGTAGGTCAAGTGCAAAAGGCTCTATGGCAATTGAGAGTTTCAACAATCAATCTAGTTCTATCCCACACCCGATTCTCACTCCTTCAATCAAGCCAGCTGAGAGGAATTGAGACTTTCAATGGTCCGCTCTTCTCTCCTCGTGATCGAAGCTGACCCCAGAAGTTGGGTATTCCTTCTTAAGAGGACACTAAACCTCCCGATCTTGCTAGCCGGGGGCTCAGTCTTTCAAGATTAAATCTTTCCCCTTCCGGTCCCAGGGAATCGCTCTTATAGTAGGAGGTTTACTATGTCCCCAACTTCTCTTTATTAAGAAACTCGGTTGTGTACTATAATTATAATAAATAGATTGTACCCTAAGCGCAGATCCCAAAGAAAGCAGTTGGCTCTTCCTACATCCATGCATAAAGAATTAGTAAGTAGGGTCCTCGAAGCCCGCCCGCCAAAGGGCTAAGTCGAGTGATTCCTCTTGTAGGGGATCGTAGCTAGCTATAGTATCACACGATTCTTTCATCTTCTTTTCACATTCATTCTCGGCCGTCTAGCTATAGGACCTCGAATCGATTATTAATACGATTCTATTTAATCCTTTATAGGTGGAAAATCGTCTACTTTATAAATAAGGCTAAGGCTTTCCTCTTTGTGAGGAATTCCCTCCAGGTTGTCGGCTTTATCGGGGTCACTCTCACTCTAAGTCCGAGCGCAGGACCCTTTTCCACAGTTACAGGACCGTTGCGACAGTTGTTGATACCGGAAAAGTTTCCCTCAGACATCTCGACCGGGAAGACCTCTTACGAGAGTTGCTTGCCTTCCACCGATTGACTGCTTCTATTCCCGTTATGCCCCTATTTGACTTCCCTATTTGCTTACGGATTTGCTTAACGAAAACTTCCCTCAGGCTGGTTATTCCTTGCTTGACAAAAGAGAAGAGTTTACTAGAAAGCACTGGAAGGGAATCGCTTTCCTATCTCTAAAAGGAAGAACGGGATTCCATCGAACGGAAAGCCTTCTTACGCCTTATTAGCGAGAGTTTTGACTGGTAGTAGTACCTCCGAGGAGCGCTTTAACAGGACTTCCGCTTACAGAAAATAGGCCTACGAAAGAAAAAAGCCTACGAGATTCACTCATAACAGAAGGGATTACCCACCTATCGTGCTAATAAGAAAAACGAGCGCCTTATTAGTTAGTCAAGTAATCAAGGTCAGTAAAGCGGGAATAAATTGACCAAGCAAAGGATACTGAAACCGATGAAGCAAACAACGGCTACCAGAAGAGCGGCATCCGTTTTCCACAGGACAGTGGCGAGAGACCCATTCTCGATAGAGGAGAGTACGACAGAAGACAGGGCCAGACGAGATATTGAAAGGCTTGAATGGACAGGTAAGGGACAGACTGATTGCACTTACCAGGCACAGGACTTATTGGCTTAAGAAGCAAGCCAAAAAAGAAGGGATTCGCTTACAGAAGTACTATCCATATTAAGAAAGGGAATATATCTATTTGAAGGAAGGTACTCGTGTACGGGAATCGAAGTGATTAGAACAGAACTGAGCTTGCCAGCCAGGAATGAAGAAGCAACGGACAGATAGACTCAAAATTTACATCCTGTATTCTATCCTTTAATTGATTGCATACCGTCTTGCTCCTGTTTACCGTACTATTAGCTGTACTTCTTTCCGAATGGTTCATTCCCTACTTACTCTATTAGGGGCATACTCAATAGTTGTCTTTCCTTTCCTGTACTTTTTTATTTCCCTATTTGATCTAGTAAGGGGGAAAGGCAGACCGCTTACCATAAACAGAAGATCGATATCGCACAGAAGGCCTGATATCGCCCTATTTGAGATACTGATTCAAGTTAGAGTACTTCCTCAGAGCGATTGAACTATCCTTTTGACTAAATAGATGCATAGAGAGGGAATCCTGAACTACAGGAAAAAAGGAGAGCTACTTGCCAGCAGAAGGAAAGGAAGAAGCAAAAGCTTTCGCATGTAGTCACTCACATTATCTGTACTTTACGTAAGCCTGTTAGTGCAGCTCAGCTGGAAGAGATTCTAAGCGAGAAGCAGTACTGAACCGGAGCCACATCGAGTTAGTTCCCCTCAAAGCCTTCTTCCGAACTTGCCAACAAGTGCTTATGAAAGCAGGTCGGTCTCTATCAAACAATCAAGCGCAAGAGACAACAGGGTCTTGAGGCAGGAAGATTGATAGACACAGAAAGAGAAGATCTAGATTTCAAAGAAGAGAAGCGAAAGCCGCTCAAATGCAAAATTGGAGGGCAGAAGCCACTCGCTTCACTAAGGGCAAGGAACAAAAACCACTCAATTCTTTGTGAAATTAAGGAGAGCAGCCAGCCCTTTCTTATTATATTAATTATTAGCGGGTAGGTTAAACTTTTTCCTGAAGCATAGATGAAATTAGAGATGAAAAAGACGCTAGCATTAGCAGAAGATCATCGATCATACTTTCTTTCCTTAGACCACTATCGAGGAAGAGAAACTCATAGCACAGATGATCCTTACCCGTGAAGGTAGTTTACTTGCTTTGGTGCCTAGTCTATAGGTCCAATCTCATCTGCTAGCGCTTATTTGTTGCTTGGTCCGGGCACATTCATCGATTTCTTTTAATTGTTCTCGGGCTATGGGCATTGGTCCACATGAATCAAGCTAATCCCTTCTTTTTCGATAGCGATATCAAGAAATGCATTCCACTTTCTCGAATGTATAAGTGGACCTCTCAAAAGTATAAGTAGACATTAGTCTTGCTGGTTCGGTCTTTTTCTTTTATTGTTTCTATGCCCACATTGACTAGTTTTAAAGCGCTGTTTAGTGACTTTCATGTCTTCTGCCTGCTACTTTAACTTTAGGAAGATTCTTACAGTCTTATATGCCTTTTTTTAGGCGTCTAGACGCCTTCCCCCAATTCTAGGATGCGTAGTAGCTCTAGTAAGTCCGTAGCTGGATCTGGATCAGGATGCGGAGTTTGAGCTGCGGGGTGAGGGAGAGATGGCTATGTCTATCCCATCCCTTCTTTGGTTCAGTCTTTGGTAGTAGGTGCGATATTGAAGGAGTTCAGGGCTAAGGGCTGGAGCTTTATTCCCACTCCCAGTAGTCTGTCTTCAGTAGTTCGCTTGGAAAGTAGTCTTTCGTAAGCAGGAGCGTAGCGCTTCGCAGGTGAAGGTGCAGGATTTGCTTCTTCCCCTTATAGCGGCTTCTGTTATTTTCACATAAATGTTATAATAAATCCTATCTCCCCCTATCTCTACTTCTGCTAACGAACGCTAGAATTGGGATATCGAGAAAGAAGGTAGACCGTAGAAGGTTCAACAAAGAAAAGCAAGAAAACGTAAGCCCAACCTATACAAGGGCTTACGTTTTTCAACTGCATCGTACCGGGAGGGGTCCGTACCTCCTTTAGATAGATAGAGCCCCGTGCTCCTAATGTAGAGCTATAACTACTGCTACCGTGGAATCCGCGATCACACATGAGTACCTCGCCTTCCAAAAAAAGCGGCTGCTAATTGGCACTAATGCTAATGGGGACCATCGATCAAGAAGGACTTCGGAGACTGCAATCAAATAAAAAAAATATATATAAATATGGAGCCAACTCTTCTAGTTGCGCCTCTAACCTTACTACGCTACCCAACCAGCTGATAAAAGGTCTAATTCAGCAGGGCTAGAGGCACGAAATGCCGATCAAACCCGTTAAAGGAAGCCTAATCAAAGCAGGCAAACAAGAAGATCTGACTGAGTTGATGATGGACCGGATCTCGAAAGGTGAGAGACTTTGATAAAGACGTATGAGAAAGGGAGGGTCGAGAGAGGCTTATTGCACGATCCACCCAACTCAGCTAAGCTAATAAATGCTGCATAAGAGAGTGGGAGGCCGGCCCCTGCCCATCTGGAGGTGCACACCCATTTAGGAACATATGCAAAGGGGTAAAGAAAGAAGTTAATGGAGAACTACCAAATCCAATAACTTTGATTTGTTCGTATCATTCTGTCATCGATCACTGCTGGGTCGGTTGGTGAGTCACCCCAAAAAAAGCATCGAGAAAGGTCAAGCATATATGTTTTATGAAATGATCAGCGGTCTCATTTATGCTATGCCCTGCATCGTGTTCGTGTGTGTTTATTGAGCTTTCTTCACTTCAGCGCCATGCGCTTTGCTTCGCTTTATAGAAGAGAGAGACCGTTGTCTTGAGAGTGAAAAGCAAGCGCAAGCGATAGAAAGGATAGTCCCTCGCGCGTTCGCGCGAACTACTAGAAAATGGTGAGATCATTAGATCATTAGTGAAAGAAGGACCAACGACGATGAAGGTTACGAAGGAGAAGGAGGAGTAGGAGGAGTCAGTCTTCTTTGAAGATCGAGGAAAAAATCGGACAATTATGCCATTCGGCAGAAGTCTTCTACAGAAGGAAAGCCTGTATCGAGTAAGTGGAGAGGAAAGATCCCCAGAGATTCTTATCTTATTCCATTCCAGTGGCTCGACCAGTAACCAATGGCGAAAACTAAAAAATCCATGGTTTCCCGGTAGAACCCCATTTCGCCCAAGTTGTTGCGGAACCGGAAAAAAGAAGCGGTTTTTCGCACAGCTTGCTCATAGTGCAGGTCCCACTTGTATATTGTATTTGGCCGAAGAAGCATCGGACAGGTTGGAGTTCTTACCTTCTTGGGACTCCATGGACCAAGATCTGCTTTCATTATATGGGCAATACCGATCTACTTTAGTAGATCATATGGATGTAGAAAAAGCTTCTGATTTTGATGAATTCGAAACATCTCTTTTCCATTTCTATTTACCTAGTTCATATCTTTGTTTCGTGTGTTCCCGGGAGGAATTCGATCTCTTCAATCTCGGGATACCACCTAAATAACTGCGGCCAAAAAGTAAAATAGGTCGGGAAGAAAGAGTCTGAGGTTGGGTCGGACGACATACATCTTGGTTGGTTCCACCACCAACTTTCTTTATGTGAGTGATTTTAACCCTTAGATTCTCCAAAAACATCTTTAGCCACTCTTTTAATGCAATTGGCCATCTTATACCACATCACAGAGGTTTCTTCCTAAAAATTCCATTTCCCTTCCTCGTTATAAAGAGAAAGTCATTTGGCATACCTGCATGGATTAGATGTCCAGATAAACCCCCCGACCTGGGAAGTCTTTCGACCTCACTCACTTGATCAGCAAATGGGAAGCTTGAAAAAGCGGCTTTTCGCTCCTCTCCTTACAGTCGAGTGGCTTTCGCTCCTTCTTCCGTAAAATAAAGCAAAACGGCTGCTGCAACTACAGGTGAAAGTGGCACGGCTCTTGTATGATGGAGAA is a genomic window containing:
- the rpl10 gene encoding ribosomal protein L10; its protein translation is MPFGRSLLQKESLYRVSGEERSPEILILFHSSGSTSNQWRKLKNPWFPGRTPFRPSCCGTGKKKRFFAQLAHSAGPTCILYLAEEASDRLEFLPSWDSMDQDLLSLYGQYRSTLVDHMDVEKASDFDEFETSLFHFYLPSSYLCFVCSREEFDLFNLGIPPK